A single genomic interval of Fibrobacter sp. UWB4 harbors:
- the pyrR gene encoding bifunctional pyr operon transcriptional regulator/uracil phosphoribosyltransferase PyrR translates to MNDNCKKVSELLSAQTMEFALDEMAAKIAKMHPSADNMIVLGMASRGIPLAKKLTERLSQKFGKPIEMGSLDATYYRDDFHYRKKVATEMRFTEMPASVEGKTVILVDDVLYTGRSALAAMRSILDLGRPAAIRLCVLVDRGHRELPIAPDCVGLTVETAKNQEVRVAIDPIDKENSVYLVEVEA, encoded by the coding sequence ATGAACGATAATTGCAAAAAAGTAAGCGAGCTGCTTTCTGCCCAGACGATGGAATTCGCCTTGGACGAGATGGCGGCTAAAATCGCTAAGATGCATCCATCCGCCGACAACATGATTGTCCTTGGTATGGCTAGTCGCGGTATTCCGTTGGCTAAAAAACTCACAGAACGTCTTTCACAAAAGTTTGGTAAGCCCATTGAAATGGGTAGCCTCGATGCCACGTATTACCGTGACGACTTCCACTACCGCAAGAAGGTCGCCACCGAAATGCGCTTTACCGAAATGCCTGCTTCGGTGGAAGGCAAGACGGTCATCCTCGTCGATGACGTGCTCTACACGGGGCGTTCGGCCTTGGCTGCCATGCGCTCTATCTTGGATCTTGGCCGTCCGGCGGCGATCCGCCTTTGTGTACTCGTCGATCGCGGTCACCGCGAACTTCCGATTGCTCCGGATTGCGTAGGCCTTACGGTCGAAACCGCAAAGAATCAAGAAGTCCGTGTGGCTATCGATCCCATTGACAAAGAAAATTCCGTTTATCTCGTAGAAGTGGAGGCGTAA
- a CDS encoding undecaprenyl-diphosphate phosphatase, producing MFESIILGLLQGLAEFLPISSSGHLVLGHELLGMNEAGMFFDIMLHAGTLLSIFVVFHKKITDIIVGCLRRDRDQLREAGYIILASIPTALIGLGFKDALESLFENPRTVCVAELFTGLLLFTSQWGPTGAKHPDNEGVKMNWWRALVTGTVQGIACIPGISRSGSTISAMMFMGVNRKYAGEFSFLMSIPAVGGAALLDCIKWIKCQNMTPEKALLDPEKALKCVDAGGFTPELLVGMVVAFVFGVIALKWLMNFVQKGKFQHFAWYVWAVGILGLIFL from the coding sequence ATGTTCGAATCTATCATTCTCGGCCTTTTGCAGGGCCTCGCCGAATTCCTCCCCATCTCCAGCTCCGGCCATTTAGTGCTCGGGCATGAACTTTTAGGCATGAACGAAGCAGGCATGTTCTTCGACATCATGCTCCACGCAGGCACACTGCTTTCGATCTTCGTGGTGTTCCACAAGAAGATTACGGACATCATCGTCGGTTGCCTCCGTCGCGACCGCGACCAGCTCCGCGAAGCAGGCTACATCATTCTCGCAAGCATCCCGACAGCGCTCATCGGCCTCGGCTTCAAGGACGCTCTCGAAAGCCTGTTCGAAAATCCGCGTACCGTCTGCGTTGCAGAACTTTTCACCGGTCTTTTGCTTTTCACATCGCAGTGGGGCCCGACCGGCGCTAAGCACCCGGATAACGAAGGTGTTAAGATGAACTGGTGGCGCGCACTCGTGACCGGCACCGTACAGGGCATCGCCTGCATCCCGGGCATCAGCCGTAGCGGCTCGACCATCAGCGCCATGATGTTCATGGGCGTAAACCGCAAGTACGCAGGCGAATTCAGCTTCCTCATGAGCATTCCGGCCGTTGGCGGTGCAGCACTCCTCGATTGCATCAAGTGGATCAAGTGCCAGAACATGACTCCCGAAAAAGCGCTCCTCGATCCGGAAAAAGCTTTGAAGTGCGTCGATGCCGGCGGATTCACCCCGGAACTCCTGGTCGGCATGGTCGTTGCATTTGTCTTCGGCGTCATCGCGCTCAAGTGGCTCATGAACTTTGTCCAGAAAGGCAAGTTCCAGCACTTCGCCTGGTATGTCTGGGCCGTCGGCATTTTGGGATTGATTTTCTTATAA
- the htpG gene encoding molecular chaperone HtpG, whose protein sequence is MATEKMEFQTEVRDMLNLMIHSLYSNKEIFLRELVSNAADALDKRRFLSLSNSSLLPVGTQLRIDISVNKEGKRLVVEDNGIGMNKEDLINCLGTIARSGTKNFIKNLKDADKSSVDLIGQFGVGFYSVFMVAKKVEVLTLKAGETQGYLWSSEGTGDFEISEAPLDKVGTKITLYLKDDEDAEDFASEWKIKDIVQKYSGFVSYGIYFHPEATKNDKGELEEKPEERLNDKTALWRQSEKEVTEEQYKDFYNVISHEADEPAAWSHSHAEGSQEFWSLVYIPSKAPFNIWHNDALHGLKLYVKKVFIMDDCKDLLPPWLRFVRGVVDSEDLPLNVSREILQNNKIITNIRKHVIKKVLDALQNMADKDVAKYNAWWRELGMVLKEGFYMNWEHLDELKKLLRFESTKTEGDALVSLDEYVKRMPEGQKEIYYLVGDKNAIKSNPMLEAFKAKGYEVLLMSDGIDEFMMSSLTEFGDKKFHDISRGDVDFEKTEEEKKAEEENKGIFKGLCENLQKLLDEDIKEVRVSSRLKDSPCCLVTSEDAMSAQMERMMKAMGQKNLPKSKRILEINPTHPICEMLKKKAEANEDLGDWPKALYGQALLAEGSPLPNPAEYVAAITKLLTASVK, encoded by the coding sequence ATGGCAACAGAAAAGATGGAGTTCCAGACCGAAGTTCGCGACATGCTGAACTTGATGATTCATTCTCTTTACAGCAACAAGGAAATTTTCCTCCGCGAACTGGTTTCTAACGCAGCAGATGCACTCGACAAGCGTCGTTTTCTCTCGCTTTCGAACTCCAGCCTCCTCCCGGTGGGCACACAGTTGCGCATCGATATTTCGGTGAACAAGGAAGGCAAGCGCCTCGTTGTCGAAGACAACGGTATCGGCATGAACAAGGAAGACTTGATCAACTGCTTGGGCACGATTGCTCGTAGCGGCACCAAGAACTTCATCAAGAACTTGAAGGATGCCGACAAGAGCAGCGTCGATTTGATTGGTCAGTTCGGTGTGGGTTTCTACTCCGTGTTCATGGTCGCAAAGAAGGTCGAAGTCTTGACTCTCAAGGCTGGCGAAACGCAGGGTTACCTGTGGAGCTCCGAAGGCACGGGCGATTTCGAAATTTCTGAAGCCCCGCTCGACAAGGTCGGCACAAAGATTACGCTTTACCTCAAGGACGACGAAGACGCTGAAGACTTTGCCAGCGAATGGAAGATCAAGGATATCGTCCAGAAGTACAGCGGCTTCGTGAGCTACGGTATTTACTTCCATCCGGAAGCCACAAAGAACGACAAGGGCGAACTCGAAGAAAAGCCCGAAGAACGTTTGAACGACAAGACTGCTTTGTGGCGCCAGAGTGAAAAGGAAGTCACCGAAGAACAGTACAAGGATTTCTACAACGTCATCAGCCATGAAGCCGACGAACCGGCCGCCTGGAGCCACAGCCACGCCGAAGGTTCCCAGGAATTCTGGAGCCTCGTCTACATTCCGTCGAAGGCCCCGTTCAACATCTGGCACAACGACGCTTTGCACGGACTCAAGCTCTACGTGAAGAAAGTCTTTATCATGGACGACTGCAAGGACTTGCTGCCGCCTTGGCTGCGCTTTGTGCGCGGCGTGGTCGATTCCGAAGACTTGCCGCTAAACGTGTCCCGTGAAATCTTGCAGAACAACAAGATTATCACCAACATCCGCAAGCACGTGATCAAGAAGGTGCTCGACGCCTTGCAGAACATGGCCGACAAGGATGTCGCGAAGTATAACGCCTGGTGGCGTGAACTCGGCATGGTCCTCAAGGAAGGCTTCTACATGAACTGGGAACATCTTGACGAACTCAAGAAGTTGCTCCGTTTCGAAAGCACCAAGACCGAAGGCGACGCTCTCGTTAGCCTCGACGAATACGTAAAGCGCATGCCGGAAGGCCAGAAGGAAATCTACTACCTCGTGGGCGACAAGAACGCCATCAAGTCGAACCCGATGCTTGAAGCCTTCAAGGCCAAGGGCTACGAAGTGTTGCTCATGAGCGACGGCATCGATGAATTCATGATGTCTAGCCTCACGGAATTCGGCGACAAGAAGTTCCACGACATTTCCCGTGGCGATGTGGACTTCGAAAAGACCGAAGAAGAAAAGAAGGCCGAAGAAGAAAACAAGGGAATCTTCAAGGGACTCTGCGAAAACCTGCAGAAACTTTTGGACGAAGACATCAAGGAAGTCCGCGTGTCTAGCCGCCTCAAGGATAGCCCGTGCTGCCTCGTGACGAGCGAAGACGCGATGAGCGCCCAGATGGAACGCATGATGAAGGCTATGGGCCAGAAGAACTTGCCGAAGAGCAAGCGCATTCTGGAAATCAACCCGACACACCCGATTTGCGAAATGCTCAAGAAGAAGGCCGAAGCGAACGAAGATCTTGGCGATTGGCCGAAGGCCCTCTACGGTCAGGCTTTGCTTGCCGAAGGTTCTCCGCTCCCGAACCCGGCTGAATATGTGGCAGCAATTACAAAGTTGCTGACCGCTAGCGTGAAGTGA
- a CDS encoding peptidylprolyl isomerase → MSFNQLDKPQAGETIAIMKTNHGTMKLRLFEEIVGECATNFIELAKQGKYDGAPFHRIIKDFMIQGGDFTRKNGTGGHAAKGPGSTIGDKYDSRLTHVRGALSWAKTAMPHSIGSQFFIVHGNNVHFLDHDQCGPGPADGYSVFGQLYEGFDVLDKIAGVDTDRMDRPYDDVIIESVTIEKA, encoded by the coding sequence ATGTCCTTTAATCAGTTAGACAAACCGCAGGCAGGCGAAACCATCGCCATCATGAAGACCAATCATGGCACAATGAAACTCCGCCTTTTCGAAGAAATCGTCGGTGAATGCGCCACGAACTTCATTGAACTTGCAAAGCAGGGCAAGTACGATGGCGCTCCGTTCCACCGCATCATCAAGGATTTCATGATCCAGGGCGGTGACTTCACCCGTAAAAACGGTACCGGTGGCCACGCCGCCAAGGGTCCGGGTTCTACCATCGGCGACAAGTACGACAGCCGCCTCACCCACGTCCGCGGCGCTCTCAGCTGGGCAAAGACTGCTATGCCGCACTCCATCGGCAGCCAGTTCTTCATCGTTCATGGCAACAACGTGCACTTCCTCGACCACGACCAGTGCGGCCCGGGCCCGGCTGACGGTTACTCCGTATTCGGCCAGCTCTACGAAGGCTTCGATGTGCTCGACAAGATCGCCGGTGTCGATACCGACCGTATGGACCGCCCGTACGACGACGTAATCATCGAATCCGTCACGATCGAAAAGGCTTAA
- a CDS encoding PLP-dependent aminotransferase family protein, translated as MLSYDISKAGDDTLYHFLYRSIKDDILSGRLEADAKLPSKRPFANALGVSVVTVENAYEQLLAEGFIYSLPRKGFFVAAIQSKNPQILPKPILAKQSRESQRVETPKALHYIADFVNNQVDASTFPFSTWAKITRKVLCEQQNELLTRSPNSGVIALRKAIAKMLLEFRGMRVDPEQIVVGAGTDCLYTWLVQLLGFDKKYGVEDPGYSKISKIYQKLNVVCNFIPLDEQGVRIDQLEETCTDVVHLSPSHHFPTGKVMPVSRRYELLSWAAKSSNRYIVEDEYDSEFRMVGRPIPALQNIDVQDKTIYINSFSKTLASTVRVGYMILPKPLAKKFCEEFSFYTCTISNLVQYVLAKFISGGHYEKHINRMRNFYRHRRDTLLDIIRRSPLHDRVEIAEQDAGLHFILKVKTTLSDEEFCNRALEKGVRIGALSDYYTMDEPSQHEFVINYSSVPEKQMKKAVLLLEKIVE; from the coding sequence ATGCTCTCATATGATATCTCAAAAGCGGGTGATGATACTCTTTATCATTTCTTGTATCGTTCTATCAAAGACGATATTCTGTCGGGGCGTCTTGAGGCGGATGCGAAGCTTCCGTCGAAGCGCCCGTTTGCAAATGCGCTGGGCGTGAGCGTCGTGACGGTTGAAAATGCATACGAGCAGCTTTTAGCCGAAGGCTTTATTTACTCGCTTCCACGCAAGGGCTTTTTTGTCGCGGCGATTCAATCAAAAAATCCGCAGATTCTCCCGAAGCCAATACTCGCCAAGCAATCCCGTGAATCGCAACGCGTTGAAACGCCTAAGGCTCTACATTACATTGCAGACTTTGTCAATAATCAAGTAGATGCTTCGACGTTCCCGTTTTCGACGTGGGCGAAGATCACGCGAAAAGTCCTTTGCGAACAGCAAAATGAACTGTTGACGCGTTCGCCGAATTCTGGTGTCATTGCGCTCCGAAAAGCGATCGCCAAGATGCTTCTGGAGTTTCGCGGAATGCGTGTGGATCCAGAACAGATTGTCGTAGGCGCAGGAACGGATTGCCTTTACACTTGGCTTGTGCAGCTTTTGGGCTTTGATAAAAAGTATGGCGTTGAAGACCCTGGCTACAGCAAGATTTCTAAAATCTATCAAAAGCTAAATGTCGTTTGCAATTTTATCCCGCTAGATGAACAGGGCGTTCGCATAGACCAGCTTGAAGAAACTTGCACGGACGTTGTTCATCTTTCGCCTTCGCACCACTTCCCGACAGGCAAGGTAATGCCTGTGAGCCGTCGTTATGAACTTTTAAGCTGGGCTGCAAAATCTAGCAACCGCTACATCGTCGAAGATGAGTACGATAGCGAGTTCCGCATGGTGGGCCGCCCGATACCTGCGTTGCAGAACATTGACGTGCAAGACAAGACGATTTATATAAATTCATTTTCTAAAACGCTTGCCTCCACGGTGCGCGTGGGTTACATGATTCTCCCGAAACCGCTTGCGAAAAAGTTCTGCGAAGAGTTCTCGTTTTACACTTGCACGATTTCAAATCTCGTACAGTACGTACTTGCAAAATTCATCAGTGGTGGTCATTACGAAAAGCACATCAACCGTATGCGCAATTTTTACCGTCACCGTCGCGATACTCTGCTTGATATCATCCGTCGCAGCCCGCTTCATGACCGCGTTGAAATCGCTGAACAAGATGCAGGTTTGCATTTTATTCTAAAAGTGAAAACTACGCTTTCCGATGAAGAATTTTGCAATCGGGCTCTCGAAAAAGGCGTACGCATCGGAGCACTTTCGGATTATTACACGATGGACGAACCCTCACAACATGAGTTTGTCATCAACTATTCCTCCGTTCCCGAAAAGCAAATGAAAAAGGCTGTTTTGCTGCTTGAAAAAATTGTGGAATGA
- a CDS encoding polysaccharide deacetylase family protein, translating to MCKRFLLCFHDFSVWNFQKVTPILEELKELVGGPFSLLVIPDTENATDEAVDAFRATLVRLKSEGFELALHGFKHKAEFSQGRSYAGLVGMNLTGGEAEFAGLSEYESSRLLQAALESWKKLFADENGIADAPVAFVPPTWFSNKFLPRQVRAEKMLYEDRFSLTTAEGVRYASPVASFAGIPKSTEKAAFVYAEGILKFPFGVPRIAVHPVDFPRLNDKIRDLIRLALGCKRRLTLYREL from the coding sequence ATGTGCAAGCGTTTTCTCCTTTGTTTTCATGATTTTAGCGTCTGGAACTTCCAGAAAGTGACCCCGATTCTTGAAGAACTCAAGGAATTGGTTGGAGGCCCTTTTAGCTTACTCGTGATTCCTGATACGGAGAATGCTACGGATGAAGCTGTTGACGCTTTCCGCGCGACTCTCGTTAGGCTCAAGTCCGAAGGTTTTGAGCTTGCACTGCATGGCTTTAAGCACAAGGCCGAATTTAGCCAGGGCCGCAGTTACGCTGGACTCGTGGGCATGAACCTTACGGGCGGCGAAGCTGAATTCGCGGGGCTTTCGGAGTACGAATCGAGTCGCCTTTTGCAGGCGGCCCTTGAATCTTGGAAAAAGCTGTTCGCCGATGAAAACGGAATCGCAGATGCGCCAGTGGCGTTTGTTCCGCCGACTTGGTTTAGCAACAAGTTCTTGCCTAGGCAAGTCCGTGCTGAAAAAATGTTGTACGAAGACCGCTTCTCGCTTACGACCGCCGAGGGAGTCCGCTACGCATCGCCGGTGGCGAGCTTTGCCGGCATCCCGAAATCAACGGAGAAGGCTGCGTTTGTCTATGCCGAAGGAATATTGAAATTCCCGTTCGGCGTTCCACGCATTGCCGTCCATCCTGTTGATTTCCCGCGATTGAACGACAAAATCCGTGACCTTATTCGGCTTGCGCTTGGTTGCAAGCGCCGCCTCACGCTTTACCGCGAACTCTAG
- a CDS encoding fibrobacter succinogenes major paralogous domain-containing protein: protein MKMFAKFVPFMLVAAMSVFNACGGDSGSNADSEEPVSSSAVKKSSSSKAKSSSSKKVSSSSAKSSSSVKTSSSASNAKATYDEKNNTMKDPRDNKTYKTVKIGDQVWMAENLNYNSGLSYCYGEEPSYKQNSHPGLCGTYGRLYKWDAATEVCPGGWHLPSKDEFETLIQTVGGSGNAGIKLKSVDGWKFEKKETVGTDEYGFTALPGGFRKEDDLSDYVTENIESYDFIGDKTEAYFWSSTEDVETSTRLDGNRILVDHAFCMSLENRYAKADIWGEPMINAMSVRCILDSKTSSNEKSSSSKANSSSSAKSSSSAKSGNSVAVPKGCKTSTKDNCEYGELVDDRDGQTYKTVKIGDQWWMAQNLNYRREAKYKNDYCYCYNNSKDNCDKFGRLYVWTAAADACPEGWHLPSTAEWKTLIDSVGGEKVAGITLKTSGWNRGGDATDAFGFSVLPAGYRDWLYQDDYYEEGYQALFWSSNEYENSSGCVYFQSVYDGADIRSGNKDDGYSVRCVMDVEPKIKEPPVIIVPEAKACKTKTKDECEYGTLTDSRDKQTYKTVKIGSQIWMAENLNFETDGSYCFNDSAKYCSKYGRLYTWAAAMDSAGVWSENGKGCGYQKTCTPTYPVQGACPSGWHLPTKAEYDTLFAAIGGSETAGEKLKSTSGWSEGGNGTDDYSFSASPAGYRFINGIYPIYSEIGYLGVLWTSTEAESDEWCDETCRRVVACNVSLTSLNDDSFVGNVGKDDAYPVRCVKN from the coding sequence ATGAAAATGTTTGCAAAGTTTGTGCCGTTTATGCTTGTGGCGGCAATGTCCGTCTTTAACGCCTGTGGTGGCGATTCTGGCAGCAATGCTGATTCCGAAGAACCTGTGTCCAGCAGTGCTGTGAAAAAATCCAGCAGTAGCAAGGCTAAGTCTTCGTCAAGTAAAAAAGTTTCGTCAAGCTCTGCAAAATCTTCTTCGTCTGTGAAAACATCCTCAAGTGCGAGCAACGCTAAGGCCACATATGACGAGAAAAACAACACCATGAAGGACCCTCGCGACAACAAAACCTACAAGACCGTGAAAATCGGCGACCAGGTCTGGATGGCGGAAAACTTGAATTATAATTCGGGCCTTAGCTATTGCTATGGTGAAGAACCTTCGTACAAACAAAATAGTCATCCGGGCTTGTGCGGTACATACGGTCGCCTTTACAAGTGGGATGCCGCAACGGAAGTTTGCCCAGGCGGTTGGCACTTGCCCTCTAAGGACGAATTTGAAACCTTGATCCAAACAGTTGGCGGTAGCGGTAATGCGGGAATAAAGCTCAAGTCTGTTGACGGCTGGAAATTTGAGAAAAAAGAAACTGTTGGAACGGATGAGTATGGTTTTACGGCCCTCCCTGGAGGCTTCAGAAAGGAAGACGATTTGAGTGATTATGTCACTGAGAATATTGAATCGTACGATTTTATTGGCGACAAGACAGAGGCGTATTTCTGGAGTTCTACGGAAGATGTTGAAACATCGACTAGGCTTGATGGCAATAGGATTCTAGTTGATCACGCGTTCTGCATGTCTTTGGAGAATCGTTACGCAAAGGCTGATATTTGGGGTGAGCCGATGATCAATGCAATGTCCGTCCGTTGCATTCTGGATTCCAAAACTTCGTCTAATGAAAAGTCTAGCAGTAGCAAGGCAAACTCTTCTTCTAGCGCAAAGTCTTCTTCATCTGCGAAATCGGGGAACTCTGTAGCTGTGCCCAAAGGCTGCAAAACTTCAACTAAAGATAATTGCGAGTATGGCGAATTGGTGGATGACCGCGACGGACAAACTTACAAGACTGTGAAAATCGGTGACCAGTGGTGGATGGCCCAGAACCTGAATTACAGGAGAGAGGCTAAATACAAAAACGATTATTGCTATTGTTACAATAATTCAAAAGATAATTGCGATAAGTTTGGGCGCTTATATGTATGGACTGCAGCTGCGGACGCTTGTCCCGAGGGATGGCATCTGCCATCCACAGCGGAATGGAAAACTTTGATTGACTCAGTGGGGGGCGAAAAAGTCGCTGGCATAACACTCAAGACGAGTGGATGGAATCGCGGTGGCGATGCGACTGATGCTTTCGGTTTTTCTGTGCTTCCTGCTGGTTACAGGGACTGGCTCTACCAAGACGATTATTACGAGGAGGGGTATCAAGCGCTCTTTTGGAGTTCTAATGAATATGAAAACAGTAGTGGATGCGTGTATTTTCAGAGTGTGTATGATGGTGCGGATATCCGTTCTGGAAACAAAGACGACGGCTATTCTGTTCGTTGCGTGATGGATGTCGAACCTAAAATTAAAGAACCCCCGGTTATTATAGTGCCCGAGGCAAAAGCCTGCAAAACAAAAACTAAAGATGAATGCGAATATGGCACGCTAACGGATTCTCGTGACAAACAAACTTATAAAACCGTGAAGATAGGTTCGCAGATTTGGATGGCTGAGAATCTTAATTTTGAGACGGATGGTTCCTATTGCTTCAACGACTCCGCTAAGTACTGCTCCAAGTACGGTCGTCTTTACACTTGGGCCGCAGCAATGGACAGTGCTGGCGTATGGAGTGAAAACGGCAAAGGCTGCGGTTATCAAAAAACGTGTACACCCACCTATCCAGTGCAGGGGGCGTGTCCCAGTGGCTGGCATTTGCCTACGAAGGCTGAATATGATACTTTGTTTGCCGCAATTGGCGGCTCCGAGACTGCAGGTGAAAAACTCAAATCAACTTCTGGTTGGTCTGAAGGTGGTAACGGTACGGATGATTATTCCTTTTCGGCGTCGCCTGCTGGATACAGGTTTATCAATGGAATATATCCCATTTACAGCGAGATTGGCTATCTCGGGGTCCTATGGACCTCTACAGAGGCCGAAAGCGATGAGTGGTGCGATGAGACTTGCAGAAGAGTCGTCGCGTGCAATGTGTCTTTGACAAGCTTAAACGATGATTCATTTGTGGGCAACGTGGGTAAGGACGATGCATATCCAGTCCGCTGCGTAAAAAATTAG
- a CDS encoding M23 family metallopeptidase has translation MVRLTKKISLVLSIGSALCFADNANTVCDASKMDAFAYEDCIAVQRGAKLDNTDFSERAAPPAELISESYVEPFSYDPFNRDAYLTSSFGENRGTRYHAGIDYSTQMEEGWPIYAPENGYVREIKISPFGYGKVMFFEGESGKTWVFAHQSSFTQTIEDLIKQKQYATKSNDISIKPNTRFRKGDTLTFAGSTGIGNPHLHLEVRLSKDDITSPCQLGVKCLDTIAPQIFGVAVWQGNELALTTDDAFRNGCAETPVKNEFNLSMAIKIADYSREPKENPMAIRRLELWRYDDKIYSKVMDNLSYKKMIDIRNELLWAEEADTAGDWHYINAKLGPISTYRLEIEDFSGHIIKREFNFHRSCKSNGKFVLTKNQNTPLYTFLSKSMLDIYRCESGYKFVALNKDEQPINNDLCKIFDHSKPLPIGKIVETFPETRFIRYSADAGSTGTGRSVNELISIYPYGKYKTSINWYTKVGNVKISQKISGIPVVGDTSQRVLAVTRNQTDSVDFYEFHPKGLQFYGKWNVCIENDDNPAPLYWLGETTRRWFYFDKQTGGKNRCATTNELRDLANISDEDGFSLGFPYWTETLVGGRLQSALKIPLYSRYAGIPDGNAITVKYKNKWIAAEYDSEPREIILLGDALPDSGETITIEITDDSKRKTKKEILIPGF, from the coding sequence ATGGTCAGGCTTACAAAAAAAATTTCGCTCGTTCTCTCCATCGGGAGCGCTTTATGCTTCGCTGATAACGCAAACACCGTCTGCGACGCCTCCAAAATGGACGCCTTCGCCTATGAGGACTGCATCGCAGTTCAAAGAGGAGCGAAGCTTGACAACACGGACTTTTCCGAAAGAGCGGCCCCTCCAGCCGAGCTGATTTCTGAGTCGTACGTCGAACCTTTCTCTTACGATCCGTTCAACCGCGACGCCTATCTTACATCTTCCTTCGGCGAAAATCGCGGCACCCGCTACCACGCCGGCATCGACTATTCCACACAAATGGAAGAAGGCTGGCCAATCTACGCTCCAGAGAACGGTTACGTCAGAGAAATCAAGATCTCCCCATTCGGTTATGGCAAGGTCATGTTCTTCGAAGGCGAAAGCGGCAAGACCTGGGTATTCGCCCACCAGAGCAGCTTCACTCAAACCATAGAAGACCTTATCAAGCAAAAGCAGTACGCCACCAAGAGCAACGACATTTCAATCAAGCCTAACACCAGATTCCGCAAGGGCGACACGCTCACATTCGCGGGAAGCACGGGGATCGGAAATCCTCATTTGCATCTTGAAGTCCGCCTGAGCAAAGACGACATCACTTCGCCCTGCCAACTCGGCGTCAAATGCCTCGACACCATCGCACCGCAAATTTTCGGAGTTGCCGTTTGGCAAGGAAACGAACTCGCTCTCACAACCGACGACGCTTTCCGCAACGGCTGCGCCGAAACGCCCGTCAAGAACGAATTTAACTTGTCCATGGCCATCAAGATCGCCGACTATAGCCGCGAACCCAAGGAAAATCCGATGGCCATCCGCCGACTCGAGCTGTGGCGCTATGACGATAAAATTTACAGCAAAGTCATGGACAACCTCAGCTATAAAAAGATGATCGATATCCGCAATGAGCTTCTTTGGGCAGAAGAAGCCGATACCGCAGGCGACTGGCATTACATCAACGCTAAGCTCGGTCCTATTTCAACTTACAGGCTCGAAATCGAAGACTTTAGCGGACACATCATCAAGCGCGAATTCAATTTCCACAGGTCCTGCAAAAGCAACGGCAAGTTTGTCCTTACCAAGAACCAGAACACGCCGCTTTATACGTTCCTGAGTAAGAGCATGCTCGACATTTACCGTTGCGAATCCGGCTACAAGTTCGTCGCACTGAACAAGGATGAACAGCCCATCAACAACGACCTCTGCAAAATTTTCGACCACAGCAAGCCACTCCCGATTGGAAAAATCGTCGAGACGTTCCCCGAGACAAGATTCATCCGCTACAGCGCCGATGCAGGCTCCACCGGCACAGGCCGCAGCGTGAACGAACTCATTTCAATTTATCCTTACGGCAAGTACAAGACAAGCATCAACTGGTACACCAAAGTCGGCAACGTGAAAATTTCGCAAAAGATTTCTGGGATCCCAGTCGTTGGCGATACATCGCAACGCGTCCTCGCCGTCACGCGCAATCAAACGGATAGCGTTGACTTTTACGAATTCCATCCGAAGGGATTGCAGTTCTACGGCAAGTGGAATGTATGCATCGAAAATGACGACAACCCGGCCCCGCTTTACTGGCTTGGAGAAACAACTCGCAGATGGTTCTATTTCGACAAGCAGACAGGCGGAAAGAACCGTTGCGCGACAACAAATGAACTCAGAGATCTAGCCAACATCTCCGACGAAGACGGATTTTCACTCGGCTTCCCTTATTGGACAGAAACTCTCGTCGGAGGACGTCTCCAGTCAGCGCTCAAAATTCCACTTTATTCGAGATACGCAGGAATCCCGGACGGAAACGCAATTACAGTCAAGTATAAAAACAAGTGGATTGCCGCCGAATACGATTCCGAACCGCGCGAAATCATTTTACTCGGTGACGCCCTTCCCGACTCAGGCGAAACGATCACCATAGAAATCACAGACGATTCCAAGCGCAAGACTAAAAAGGAAATCTTGATCCCGGGATTCTAG